Within Leptotrichia hongkongensis, the genomic segment TCCCCAATCTATTTCCTGTTTTTCATAATCCTCATTATAATTTGCAAATAATTCCTTTATTGTCTTTCTTTTTTCTTTTTTTATTTTTTTTAATTTAAGGCAATCATCTCCCTCTTCTATCAAAATAGTGTCATTTACCTTTAAATCAAGTATTTCCAATATTTTTTTAGGAAGTCTTATTCCTTGACTGTTTCCCCATTTTTGTATTTTTAAAACCTCTGCCATAATAATCTCTCTTTCTATTAAGTATATACATAGTATATACTTTTTTTATAAAAAAATCAATTATTTTTTACAAAAGAAGGAGAACTAATTCCCCTTCTCAATCCTATTTTTCACTTTAAATTTCTATTTCTTAATTAATCCACAACTTCCGCATCTTCTACATCATCAGCACCAGAGTTATTATTTTCTCCAGCTGTTTCTCCACCTTGTGCTGCTTGTTGTGCTTGAGC encodes:
- a CDS encoding AbrB/MazE/SpoVT family DNA-binding domain-containing protein, yielding MAEVLKIQKWGNSQGIRLPKKILEILDLKVNDTILIEEGDDCLKLKKIKKEKRKTIKELFANYNEDYEKQEIDWGEPVGKEVW